AACATGACGGAACAAAATAAACCCATTCTCCCCGAATCCGGGAAGCGCAATTTCCTCGTCACTAGCGCTCTGCCATACGTGAACAATGTTCCTCATCTGGGCAATTTGATAGGTTCGACTCTGTCGGCTGATGTCTTTGCCAGATATGGTCGTGGCCGTGGTGCCAACACCCTCTATGTCTGCGGTAAGTCCTCTATACTATCCCGCGAACACTATCAAACCTTTCCTCTGCCACTGCCATGCTAACTGTCCCGGTCCCCCAGGTACCGATGAGTACGGCACGACGTCCGAAGCGAGAGCCATCCAAGAAAACATGACCACCAAGGAACTTTGCGACAAATATTATGCCCTCCATGCTGAAGTTTACAAATGGTTCAACATCAGCTTTGATATCTTCGGCCGCACAACCACCGAGCTTCAGACCAAGATCACCCAGGATATTTTCCTTAAGCTTCACGATAATGGCTTCTTGTCGGAGCACGTAACAACACAATTATACTGTGAGGAGCACAAGTCGTTCTTGGCAGACCGCTTTATCCAGGGTGAATGCCCACACTGCAAGTATATCGATGCCTATGGTGATCAATGCGACCTGTGCGGTCAGCTTCTGGACCCATTGGATCTTATCAAGCCTCGCTGCAAGCTCGACGGTGCCACCCCCGTGAAGAGGGATACGAAACATATCTTCCTGAAGTTGGACAAGTTACAACCCGAGATCCAGGCATTTTTCGACGAGTCTTCGGCGAAGGGAGGATGGTCACAGAACGGAAAGGACATCACCTCATCCTGGTTGACGAAGGGATTGCAAGAGCGCAGCATTACTAGAGATATTAAGTGGGGTACTCAGGTGCCTCTGCCCGGCTACGAGGAGAAGGTCATCTACTCTTGGTTCGATGCTTGCATTGGTTATGTTTCTATCACCGCAAACTACACCGACCAGTGGGAGAAGTGGTGGCGCAACCCGGAGGATGTCGAGCTTTATCAATTCATTGGAAAGGATAACGTTGCCTACCACTCCGTCATGTTCCCCGGTACTGAAATCGGTACTCGGGAGAAGTGGCTCAAGGTCCACCACCTCTCTACCACTGAATACTTGACTTATGAGGGTGGCAAGTTCTCCAAGTCTCGCGGCATCGGTGTGTTCGGAGACTCGGCCAAGAAGACTGGCATCCCCGCCGACGTATGGCGTTACTACCTGCTCTCTCACCGTCCCGAAACTGGCGACAGCGAGTTCAACTGGGATCTCTTTATCAGCTCAAACAACAACATTCTCCTCAAGAACTTGGGTAACTTCGTCAGCCGTGTTGTGAAGTTCGTTAACTCCAAGAACTACGACAACATCGTTCCCGACTACACCGCCTACACTGAGCCTGCCTTCGACGCCTGGAAGGAGGAAGTCAACGAACTTCTCACCCAGTACATCCAGCAACTCGATGCCGTCAAGATCCGTGCCGCCATTGACACCGTCCTCACCATCTCCCAGAAGGGTAACCTGTTCCTCCAGTCCAACAGCCTCGATAACAAGCTCGCCGAGAATGAACCGGCCAAGTGCGCCGCTGTGATCGGCCTCgccctcaacctcatccacctCCTGTCCGCCCTCCTCGCCCCCTACATGCCCGAAACCGCCGCCAGCATCAACGAGATCCTCCGTACCGAGGCTATCCAGATCCCTGATCGCTGGAACGCCGACACCGTCAAGCCCAACCACGAGATTGGCAAGGCCAAGTACCTGTTCAGCAACATTAAGCCTGAGAAGGCCAACGAGTGGCGTGACATGTTCGGTGACgaggaggccaagaaggtcaaggaggaagaagccaagaagaaggccgctaagaaggctgagaaattggccaagaaggagaagaagaaggagcagaaggagaaggaggctgctTCCGCCGACGGAGTGTCGGAGATCTCTCAGTCCGCTGAGAAACTGAACATTCAACAGTAGACCAATAATCTTACGGTCACGCGCGACATCTTATACCAGACGATGTCGTGTTGTACGTCTAGAATTATGCCGCCAGCGATGTGGTAGACATGATTGATATGATCACCTAGAGCCTATTTCTTCGAGGGATTTGATgtgattttttattattttatacaaTTTTGCCAGATGTCGGAAACTTCAACGTCCTGAAAAGTGTAGTTAAAGATGATACCACAGGGCATACTATCAATCGACTGACACTATCTTGGAGGAGTATTTAATCCCCAAGACACTTGTCACCATGATACAAAGTACAGACTGTAGATGTACACAACAAGCTATATTGTAGTTTCAATCAGGTATACAACATGCACAAAAAAACGATTAGAAAAGAAGCTAAAAAGACCTCCACggacaaaaaggaaaaaaggactGCGGTGagccgggatcgaaccggcgACCTTTAGATACCCATAAGGGCTATCTGATCGAAGTAAACTTCAGTCTAACGCTCTCCCAACTGAGCTATCCCCGCAATTGATGGTTTTTGATTGTAATCAAGCATTATAGAGAAATGCCTTGCTAATAGCATCCTACTAGCCCTAATATCATCTCCAGAGAAACCTCACTTCTGCTGCAAGTTTCATAATTTATCCTTGAAACAAATAGGAGACTCAGAATAACCTAGATATTACACCTTTCGTCCTTCATGGCATGTTTCTAAGATCCAACAGGGCATGAAACAGGCCTAGCACACATCGCGAACCCAGTGGTTTATTCCCTCAATCGTATGTGCTTAGCTTCCTCTAATTGACTCAAAGTATTAACTAACTAGATATATCGTACAGCAAAGTCACAGCAAAAATAAATTTCAGGATCCCAGAATTCCCAAACCTAATCATAACACACTCCCCGTAGCGTAACGCCAAGTCTCCGAAACTCTCCGCTGACAGGCGCAACcctatttatatagatccGACAACCACAAGAACCAGAATCATTCATAACACcaaacaacaaccaacacaGGACCAGCAGTAAATCCCCCAAAGCCCCAAGGAATAAGAAAgtcaaggaaaagagaagaaaaagaaatgtcCACTAAAACCCACACTCCCCCAAAAACCCAACACAAATACACCTACACCCACTACCCCCCATCCCCCCaagaaaacagaaacaaCCCCAAACCAACAATCCTCCTCCTGCATGGCTTCCCCTCAACATCCTACGACTGGCGTCACCAAATACCCTACCTCTCATCGCTCGGCTACGGGGTCATCGCCCCGGACCTCCTCGGCTATGGCGGCACAAGCAAACCCACTAACCTCGCCGCATATAAAAGCAAATCCATGGCCGCGGAGATAATCTCCATCCTGGACGCTGAGGGGATCGATAAAGTCCACGCCGTGGGACATGATACAGGATGCACGCTTTTGTCTCGATTGGCGGATTACTTTCCGGAGAGGTTGCTGTCGTGTGTGTTTTTGGATGTTCCGTATATGAGGCCTGGGGAGAGATTTGATTTGGATATGGTTAATAGGGTTACGAGGGATATATTGGGGTTTGAGAGGTTTGGGTATGTGGGGTTTTTTGCTGGGAAGGGGAGTGGAGGATTACTTGATCGGTTTGTaggtttttcttcctttcttttctttgctttcttttttctcttggtTTTGGTACTGGTACTGGTTTTACATAGTATCAGGGCTGATGACCTGTATGAGAGGAAGGACTGTAAGCTAATAAATGATGATAGGCTGATTCATTCTTCACCCTCTTCTACCCCCACTCACCCTCACTATGGATCTCGCACCTCTGCCCAACAGGAGCAATAGAGCAATGGCTTCTATCCGATAACCGAGCCCCATTAGCTCCCTACATCACT
The sequence above is a segment of the Aspergillus flavus chromosome 4, complete sequence genome. Coding sequences within it:
- a CDS encoding methionyl-tRNA synthetase, cytoplasmic (unnamed protein product), whose protein sequence is MTEQNKPILPESGKRNFLVTSALPYVNNVPHLGNLIGSTLSADVFARYGRGRGANTLYVCGTDEYGTTSEARAIQENMTTKELCDKYYALHAEVYKWFNISFDIFGRTTTELQTKITQDIFLKLHDNGFLSEHVTTQLYCEEHKSFLADRFIQGECPHCKYIDAYGDQCDLCGQLLDPLDLIKPRCKLDGATPVKRDTKHIFLKLDKLQPEIQAFFDESSAKGGWSQNGKDITSSWLTKGLQERSITRDIKWGTQVPLPGYEEKVIYSWFDACIGYVSITANYTDQWEKWWRNPEDVELYQFIGKDNVAYHSVMFPGTEIGTREKWLKVHHLSTTEYLTYEGGKFSKSRGIGVFGDSAKKTGIPADVWRYYLLSHRPETGDSEFNWDLFISSNNNILLKNLGNFVSRVVKFVNSKNYDNIVPDYTAYTEPAFDAWKEEVNELLTQYIQQLDAVKIRAAIDTVLTISQKGNLFLQSNSLDNKLAENEPAKCAAVIGLALNLIHLLSALLAPYMPETAASINEILRTEAIQIPDRWNADTVKPNHEIGKAKYLFSNIKPEKANEWRDMFGDEEAKKVKEEEAKKKAAKKAEKLAKKEKKKEQKEKEAASADGVSEISQSAEKLNIQQ
- a CDS encoding Alpha/Beta hydrolase protein, translating into MSTKTHTPPKTQHKYTYTHYPPSPQENRNNPKPTILLLHGFPSTSYDWRHQIPYLSSLGYGVIAPDLLGYGGTSKPTNLAAYKSKSMAAEIISILDAEGIDKVHAVGHDTGCTLLSRLADYFPERLLSCVFLDVPYMRPGERFDLDMVNRVTRDILGFERFGYVGFFAGKGSGGLLDRFADSFFTLFYPHSPSLWISHLCPTGAIEQWLLSDNRAPLAPYITEEELKTHQKLLVGNHDSALNWYRALVSNINLEDEKESQITPALSMPVLLTCPKKSELEIPGLEEGMRAVCAGDLVVRRVSTEGHWVQLEAREEVNRFLEEFFEGVGV